DNA from Amycolatopsis sp. DSM 110486:
GTGGCCGCGCACGCCCGCCGACCGCGCCCGCTGGATCGAGGCGCTGGCGGCGAACCCGGCGCTCATCCAGCGCCCGATCATCACGGCCGACGACGGCACCACAGTCGTCGCCCGTGACGAGGAGACGGTCCGGTCCGTCCTGGGCTGACGCCTCGCCCCGCGTGGGTGTCAGTGGTCTGCTTCGTCCATTCGCCTCCTGGTGTGTTCGAGGTGCGGTTTTCTCGGTGCTGTTCTCTCGAAGCTGCTGTCTCAGAGCTGTCGTGTCGGTGCCGTCGTGTGCCGTGCTGTCTCGTGCTCGTGGATGTGTGTTCGTTGATGTCTGCTGCGTCGCTGGTGTCTCAAAAGTATCATAAAGCGTCTCAATATTGCTAGACCTTCAGGTGGCGGTAGACCGTCGCCCGGGAAACTCCCAGCTCGTCGGCGATCTTCGTGGCCGGGAAGCCCTGGTCGTGCAGCTTGCGGCACATCACGAGCAGGTTGCCGGTCATCACGGTCGGCCGGCCCCGCCCGGCGTGGCGTTGTGAGTCGCCGAAGAGGCGGTGGACGCCGTCGAGCACGGCGGCGCGCAGCTCGTCGACGGGGTGGTCGGCGTAGAGGACCACCGGGTCGCTCAGCATGGCGATGGCCTGCGCGGCGCGGACGTTGGCGGCGAAGTCCGGGTCAGGGCCGGCCACGATCAGGTTCGCCCGCAGCATGCCGTCGCGGAAGCGGTCGAACACCGACTGGGACGCGGTCAGCCCCAGATCACGCAGGTTGAGCCGCAGCAGGTAGCGGTGGCGCAGCCAGACGTCGAGCAGACCTTCGACCATCGCGTCGCGGGCGACGTCGGCGT
Protein-coding regions in this window:
- a CDS encoding TetR family transcriptional regulator; this encodes MNEVVPPDTRARILQVAMDLFASNGYHATSVREIAERVGVTKTAVLYHFPGKAEIITAMAEPMLVDLEATVDAAQALASDADVARDAMVEGLLDVWLRHRYLLRLNLRDLGLTASQSVFDRFRDGMLRANLIVAGPDPDFAANVRAAQAIAMLSDPVVLYADHPVDELRAAVLDGVHRLFGDSQRHAGRGRPTVMTGNLLVMCRKLHDQGFPATKIADELGVSRATVYRHLKV